A genomic region of Raphanus sativus cultivar WK10039 chromosome 6, ASM80110v3, whole genome shotgun sequence contains the following coding sequences:
- the LOC130496579 gene encoding zinc finger protein AZF1-like produces MALETLNSPTSATASARPLLRYREEMEPESLEQWAKRKRTKRQRIDQNRHSQETPPSEEEYLALCLLMLARGSVAQSPLPPSQPSSDHRGYKCTVCGKSFSSYQALGGHKTSHRKPASNVNVPGSSQEPSNNSHSISNGGSVVISGNGASQSGKIHTCSICFKSFSSGQALGGHKRCHYDGGNNGNGNGSSSNSSVEVVGGSDVDDERSSEQSAIGDHRGFDLNLPAEQVAVVIS; encoded by the coding sequence ATGGCTCTCGAGACTCTCAACTCCCCGACTTCAGCCACCGCCTCCGCTCGGCCTCTTCTCCGGTATCGCGAAGAAATGGAACCGGAGAGTCTCGAGCAATGGGCTAAAAGAAAACGCACCAAACGCCAGCGTATTGATCAGAATCGTCACAGCCAAGAAACGCCCCCTTCGGAAGAAGAGTATCTCGCTCTCTGTCTCCTCATGCTCGCTCGTGGCTCCGTCGCGCAATCTCCTCTTCCTCCGTCTCAGCCGTCCTCCGACCACCGTGGTTACAAGTGTACGGTCTGCGGAAAGTCTTTTTCCTCTTACCAAGCCTTAGGTGGGCACAAGACGAGTCACCGGAAACCGGCGAGTAACGTTAACGTTCCCGGTAGTAGCCAAGAACCGTCTAATAACAGTCACAGTATCAGTAACGGTGGCTCCGTTGTTATCAGCGGTAACGGCGCTAGTCAGAGCGGGAAGATTCACACTTGCTCGATCTGTTTCAAGTCGTTTTCGTCAGGTCAAGCGTTAGGTGGACACAAACGGTGTCACTACGACGGTGGCAATAACGGTAACGGTAACGGCAGTAGCAGCAACAGCAGCGTTGAAGTCGTCGGTGGCAGTGACGTGGATGATGAAAGATCGTCAGAGCAGAGCGCGATCGGCGACCACCGTGGATTTGACTTGAATTTACCGGCTGAGCAAGTTGCAGTTGTGATATCTTGA